Genomic segment of Salvia splendens isolate huo1 chromosome 12, SspV2, whole genome shotgun sequence:
TGAATCGCCGGCGAAATCTAGGGTTCCAAGCGTTCAAAGTGAGAGATTGGGGAGATGGACGTGATTGAAGAAAGAAGCcgatttgttttaattttgtgaagaaaGAGGCGTCGATTGGAATTTAAGTGAAGAAATAACCCTAATCGATTGGAATTTTGTGAAGAAAGAGGTTCGAAGTGTTATGGACGATTGGAATTCAAGGCTAAAGGAATTAtagtttggattttttttattttaattttatgttttaatttatgttttaatttcatgttttattttgattttatgttttaattttgattggaatgatgttttattttgattttatgttttaattttgatttttgttagattattttatattttaaatttttttagttttaggttaattagatattagacattaataaaacataattataactcttaatccggtcaaaatctATTTAAAATTCGTTGACCGTTACATTTTAACAGTTCCGTCCATTTCAgactaaatgtgatccgatttcaaatgtgagggaccgaataattcaaaagataatgttttggaccaaaataaaaaatcacaatatgttaaggatcaAAATGAGACTTTAGTCAACAATCAAATACTATAATATtctaactaaaataataaagtgACCATGTGTTTAGACAAAAATGGGGAAAATATAGAATTATGGGGTCAATGTTCCATAAAAGCAACAAATACACAGAGCCATCTATCTGAAAAAGAATGGTTTCTTCGTCTAATTCTTTAAGCAAAACCTTTATCGATTGAAATGGAGCCAAGAATCAAATATTCTCTTCTACAAATGAATACACCAGTGATATATATATGGCATTATCTACAATAAGTTGTTCATCCATAAATAGATATGATTAGGAACATGAGTATCTGGGTGGGAAGACATCAATATCAATACGAGTGAATCAAGTAAGAGAGCAACTTTTTGCTTGCATTGTACCAAGAAACAAGGGGATTACTTCTTTGAGTAATCCCTTGGCCCAAATATGGTTGTTCCTATTCTCACGCTAGTACTACCCATTTCAATCTGCAAGCAGACAAAGATAGTTAATAGACCAATGCAGCAGTAATCCACATAACATTTGTCTTATAATAACCTGCTCTATCTAGAAGACTAGAACTATGTTTAGTTTCAACATGCAGCATGATTAGCAGTGTCTCCAAGAAGAATTGTAAAACTAGACTATTTAGTTTAGCATGGATGTCAATCGAGTGAATCACGTCAGCTTGTTGATCTATATAGTTTGGCCAATTCGAGCTCGATTTTCTTTGAGCCAGAAATTATTGATCCTAAGCCCTAACCCTGTTGCAAGCTGGATTGCCAAATCAGCAAGTCTACGATATACTTTAACGTGTGAATTGCCTATCGGTAGCCCCTTAAATGACCCACCTCTAATATACAGAAAGGCGATAAAAACGAACATATATACAATAATGGAGCTCTCCTCTTAACTCTTGATGCTTCAGTTTTACCGTGTTATTGATTTCATATTATTCCTGGTCTATTAGGAAAAATGATAGTATTATAGTTTACtatgataaaataattaaaatgtgtCAATGAGGGGTGAATAGCAAGTATCAACACATTGCCCTGTTTAAGATGTAGAAGCTGGCATGCAAGTTTATCCTAAACTACATAACAAATTTATCTTATATGATATCAATATAGCCACTTGATCTCTAAACAAAATGTAGTTCCACAAACATTATGAAAAATagtcattataaaactaataagtATGCAACTCATCAAAAGTGGAATGCAGAACTTACCGCTTGCTCAAAGTCACCAGACATGCCCATTGATAACTCACACTGGGATTCCGAGATTTCAAGGGCTTTGCATACCTCAGCTCTACAGTTCAATAAAGTGTGATGCATTGCGAAGGTACTCATCCATTAGAATTCTAGATGAGTACTcacaaaaagagaaaaaaaatgttaaagtgCTTATCAAGACGTATGTATATTTgtgaaaaaaaatgtatattctcAATAACAATAATTGAACTTATGCATAGCTATTTGCCATACTGAGCAGCGCTTTCGCTTTGTTGCTCTGCAAATGGCCGACGAAATGCCACTCAATGTCTTCAGGCAGCTATCATACTAAAACACGCCTTAATTATCATCAAACGTCAATCTATATGTTTGTTCATTGTGTTGgaataaagaaattaattaattggagaacaataAGGCAAGTGATGAAGatatggcaagaataaagaaggaaatcaatgaagattatggaaaatcaaataaaaaggatattagtataattagaatatattttccatatttagctagaattagagtctatatatagttgtgtaaccatggagagaatagaattcaagtcattcacaatgtagtctttgaagttctccccgtcttttactttctgcaatagtcttttattttccgcattgtaTTTTCTAACAAGGTATCAGAGCAGCTAACGATCCTTCGTTAGTTCgttcaaaccaaaaaaaaaaaatcatctcaagaacaaataaaagcacaacaaaaaaaagaagCTTGAAAAAACCGCCTTCTCCTCACGGAAACACTGTAAGCTATTTAAGCAAGAACCTTCCCCCTTACTTGCCGACCTCTACTCCGTTCCACCTCTCTCAAGCTTCTTAAGCATGGGCTCACATGGGGAGGATATGATGGAAGAGGAAGATGATTACGTTGAGTATGTTCCTGTGGCGAAGAGGCGCGCGCTTGAGGCTTAGAAGATTTTGCAGCGCAGGGGAACGTCTTCGCAGTCGACGAAGAGATGGAGAAACAGAATCTCgttgaggccttttaaggggtgagtggcccatttctaatatggtaacAGAGTGGGCCAAGTTGATGATGGattatatctctttatctcttctcttgcctacccacgtgatggaagtccgatgtgtcattccggcccacacgtgagatggcgtgttaaaattcataattcttgtcccacatcgacttggtaacgatcctagctcacctatataagtgtggataaccttCCCCCTTATATGATTGGGATTGCTTTCACGGGCCTCCCGGTTATTTTGTCTGGGAGAGATATGATTGGGATTGCTTTCACGGGGTCTGGAAAGACCCTTGTTTTTGTGTTGCCACTCATTATGATTGCATTCCAGAGAAGAGATGATGGCTCCAAAGATGGAGATAATGAATCATCCAACCGAGGGGAGAGAAAGCAAACAGTTGAACAATTCTTCTTCGAACAAAGAAAAGAACCGATGTTGTCAAAAAGGTCGCAGAGTAGCAGCCCAACCAAGCCATCTTTCACAATCttacaaacataaaaaatagaaGAAGAGAATTCGATGAATCGTCCGGCGAGGGGGAGATGACAAATACTGCCAAACGATTCATCGCGCCTAGAAGAATGCCGAGAAGAGAGCATGACAGTATGTACCACCGAAAGAAGAGTCGAGGCTATCGAGAAGGTAGCAGCCCAACCAAGAGATCAAGAGTCTCCGAGATGGAGATGCCAAAAGGGAAAGAGTTTGTCGGTCGTCACCGATAGAGCGCCACAGCCCAGCCGATGTCAAGAGAAGAAAACAGCGGATGAGTCCTCCGGCCGAGGGGGAGAATAAGTATCCGACCGACCAATCTCTCTCCAAATCTATGTAGGCTGAGAAAACGCAGCACAAAAGAGAGTCCGTCCGTCAATGAAGAAGGAACAAGGAAGAAGAAAGGTCGAGAGTCGCATTGTGGCAGAATTGAATGGGGAGCTATTGAACCTACATCCATAGCCAATTAAGTAAGCAGCAAAGAATCTTGAGGTGTAATCAAGAAAGAATATTAGCCGGAGAAAAAGGACCTATGGAGCAGAGAGGCTCCACAGAGTTCGACGATTACTCGTCGGAATTGGCGTCGTTGAACAGGTTGTCGCCAAGAAGACAAAATTCAGGAAAGGAGGCCAAGCAGTCGAATAATTATCCGGTAGAGGGGGTGAGAAAGTAATCTACCGGAAGATTCATCTCCAATTGAATGGCGCGAGAGAAGCTCGCAAGGCAAAGAAGTTGACGAATTTCCCGGCCAAGGAGAGTGTGTCTGACCGAACAATTCCTCACCAAATTGAGTTGAGAATCTCTGAGATAGGAAAAGAAGCAAATCGAAAAAGGAAACTCAAATCTCTTTTGAGAGACCAAACTACTTGCATGTGTCGGCTTCAAGTAGAATCCGTCACAGGAGGAGAGACTGTCACCGGAAAGTTGGGGACCGACCATGGTGGATATAGTACATTATAACCGAGAAGGAGTCGAGAATAGGGATTGGGCCCAATGGTTATTAGGctcaagaagaaaaaaaattgaaaatatggGCTCATAGTTTGAGCTGGAATGGGCTGGGAATGGTCCTCCAAAATTAAGTTTTGGGCTGCAAATTAAATTTAGTCCAAAGGTGAATGAGCTCCTCGGCACGAGTAAAAACTGTTAGTCAGAAAGGTGAATGAGCTCCTCGACATGAGTAAAAACTGCcagtcagaaaaaaaaatgaagtggctcctagatacgagcaaaaactgtctagattagctccttgacaagagtcaaaactatCTGAATTAGCTCcccgacaagagtcaaaactgtctaagatggctcctagatacgagctaaaactatctaagtTGACTCCTTGATATGagttaaaactatctaagatgactcctagatacgagcaaaaactatctaagatagctcctaaatatgagtaaaaactgtttagacaagctccttgacacgagttaaaactgccaacagaaaattgaagagctcattgacacgagttaaaaccgtcaacagaaaattgaagaactcattgaaacgagtctaaactttcaatgatgaatgaagagctcattgaaacgagtctaaactttcaataacTCTTTGATACGAGCCTAAACaatcaatgatgaattgaagaagctctatgatacgagcataaactatcaatggaaattgaagaactcttaaatacgagtataaactatttatcaaattaaagatcgtgcaagttaagtgtcgaaaaactcgatacttaacttgagggggagtgttggaataaggaaattaattaattggagaacaataAGGCAAGTGATGAAGATATGACAAtaataaagaaggaaatcaatgaagattatggaaaatcaaataaaaaggatattagtataattagaatatattttccatgtttagctagaattagagtctatatatagttgtgtaaccatggagagaatagaattcaagtcattcacaacGTAGTCTTTGAAGTTCtccccgtcttttactttctgcaatagtcttttattttccgcattgtaTTTTCTAACACATTGGGGCTTTTTCGATAATTTCCTGGACATAGTTATCGCCGAAACATCTATGGCCGACGGCGTAAAGTTGGTCAATGAGGGCCAGAGGTTTGGTCTTGCTCACTGCAACCACCCTTACATCATCGGCGCGGCGGCCGGACCAACTACGCCTTCCACGGCCGGAGTCGCCATCGTATGGGGATGATAAAGCAAAGGCTGAAAATTAAAATGGCAACATATTTCTGGCAGTGGAGATTTCTCAATTTATCCGTAATTAAGCAATTTTTAGTGATTTGTAGCTCAAGGGGAAAAAAGATCTTTCCTAATTCGCTGCCAGGATTTACCGATCACTGCAAACGTAATAAGCATGGTAAATTTCATAATCAGACAGAAATTGAACGTGTAAACTGTAAAGAGACTTCgagtaaattttaaattaattcgtaatatctatttaatttattaattatcaaTTTAACCAGGTATTgtctaataaattgaaaatccaaaagtttaattttttaattaatggaGCACATATCAGGTTACAAATATTTAAACAAATATTATTCATGTAAAATATTTctattacatattttatttgttcacggaaaataattttgttttccTGTATTGGTACATTCACTAAAAGTAGTTCTATTACTTACTTATGGAAATTTTTTACCATGCTTTATCCATTTTTGTCTTATACTACCAATTACCGATTAAAACTTTTGTCATTTAGTCGATAAATgtgtatttaaatataatagtagtaatatttttataaatttatacagattaaatattttcatacgttttgatttttcgatttaaaaaaaaacaaatgaaaccGAAATTTTGGcatttgaacaaaaaaaaatccaaatcgaaattttttaaaatctaaactaaatttgaaatatttcgATTCAGTTCGTCAATTACTATATCTTACGGACCTTGATTATACCACTTTGGATTGAGAAGAGAATAAATTACATGGATGATTTAAAAAGTTAAGAGACGTGGCTTAGTTCATGATTTTAGGTAAACTATGTCGTAATAATCTGTTAATCATAATGACTGTGCGAATGTGACAGAAATGCATAAATAGTGAAATAGAAAAGGTCACGATTCCACGTTTTGGTATGTTATAcgttttcatcaaaattttaatgataTTGGAGTATTGGTTATTGGACAATCgcaaactactccctccgtcccccaatttgggtcactcttttccattttgggccgtcccccaataagagtcactcttcccaCTTACCATTTTTGGACATCAAAATTACCCTTCATTACACCAAAAGTCAAAGgggccccacatttcactacctaactccatttattacaccacacattcaaacttttccttaaaactcgtgccgagtcaaagagtgactcaaattgggggacggagggagtaaattatAATCTACTTCACTACAGTTATACTCCGGCTGAAGCCGAATTAACCAAAATGAGTCTTATGATTGTCCCATCCAACACACAGATTCTCAACTGAAGCCGAATTCCCACTTGCACTAACAGCAACACCGGCTGAACATCGAGTCACTGCAAATCCCTTTTCTGCGTGCGCTTGATTTTACATTGACATGGACGACCCGTTCCTCTCCGGTAGAGCTCTCCCTCCGCCGGAAAACAATGAAATCTGCAGTTCTCCGCCGCCCATCACCTCATCATCCATACCTTTACAGACCCATGACCCAGAAAGCCCACAGTCATGGCTGATTGACCCCAATTACACACCCTCAACGACCAACCTTCACCGCTCCAAAACAGCACCAGCTATGTCCACAATCAATGAAATTCACCATTGCTCGCATCCGAAGCCTCCGCCGCAGTTTGCCACACCCTCCATCATAAAGCAGGGAGtgattttcttgatcatttACTTGAGCTTTGGTGTGGTTATATGCGCTTTGAATATGGACTCCTTCACGACCCACCCCGTTGTAGATGCTTTGTATTTCTGCATTTTGACTATGTGTACAATTGGTTATAGTGATATTACTCCTGATAGCGCTGTGACCAAGCTGTTTTCCTTCGCTTTTGTGCTTGTGGGATTCGGTTTCATCAATATTTTGCTAAGTGGGATGGTTAGTtacatgcttgataagactatCAGGAGTGGGGGTGTTCATGATCCTACCTCTTACATCATCGATGTGAGGATACAGATGAAAGTGGCGTTGGCATTAGGCGTTGTGGCTCTTTGCATTGGAGTAGGGGTTGTTGTGATGCATTTTGTAGAAAGGCTTGATTTGTTGGATTCATTCTATCTGTCTGCTACCACCGTTGGAGTCGGAGATGAGGCGTTTAAGTCTTTGCCCGGGAGGCTTTTTGCTTCAGTTTGGTTGCTCGTGTCGACTCTTGCTGTTGCTAGAGTCTTCCTCTACTTGACTGAGCTGAGGGTTGAGAGGCAGCACATGAGGAGGATGGCTCAGTGGGTGCTCAGGCAGGATATGACTTTCGCGCAGTTTATTGATGCAGATATTGATAACAAAGGCTATGTGTCGTGAGTGCTTCTCTTGCTTGTGCTAATGAAGCTATATTATACTAGCTAAATGTTTATCTTTGGCGTTTGAATTACTTATGATTGATGCCTTGATGATTGTAGCTTTATAGTATTTATAGTTTTGTGGATAATGCTTTAGCCTTCCTCTAATTGACTGATATAGGTTTTTCTTTAGAATATCAATTTCCTAGAGAAGATATATAGGTAATAGGTTTCttcttttgaaatatttgtttAGTGTGTAAGCAAGTGTGTGAGAAAATATTCAGATACTTTAAGCAAtagttatgtttttttttatcacacaTTCTGTCAAAATCACAGTACAATGTTTTTTAAAGTATCAAGTTGAAGCTAGTTCTCAAGTCTCAACTGCGTAAGTTTGATTGTTGAAGCGACTTCATTGCGTAAGTTTGATTGTTGAAGCGACTTCATGTTATTGTTTATTCGCGAAAACTTCATGCTTGTAGCCATTGAAAGTTCAGTCAAGCATTTGTAGATGGCTATAAACCAATGGTGCATGACTGTATTCACCTTCCTAGAACTGAATGAGTTTGCTTACCCTTAATACGCACGTGCACGTACACTCGTTAATTATAACACGACGTATTCTTGTAGTCACGTACAATCTGCTTGATCAAGCTTGCATTTCACCTTCCTAGAACTGAATAAATTTGGAAGGTAACTAACTAAGTTGTCTTCCTTGCTTCATTTCACATGTTTTCTTGCAGTAAATCCAAATTTGTAGTTTACAAGCTCAAGGAGATGGGAGAGGTATAAGAGACAGACATTTTGCAGATATGCAAACAGTTTGAACGCCTAGATGCAAGAAACTGCGGAAAGATAACCCCTGCAGATCTTATGGAAATCCATCATTGATTCATAATTACACAAGATGAACTTCTCTCCTTCATTCATCTTTGATACAACTTTCTTCCAACTCTAGACAATTCAGTCGCGGGGCAATGATTATGCAGCTTCCCGCGCAGATGAGACGAGCAACGGTTAGATGCTCGGATCCTACAACTTGCTCATCGT
This window contains:
- the LOC121757449 gene encoding LOW QUALITY PROTEIN: pyridoxal phosphate homeostasis protein-like (The sequence of the model RefSeq protein was modified relative to this genomic sequence to represent the inferred CDS: substituted 2 bases at 2 genomic stop codons) — translated: MLITFAVIAFALSSPYDGDSGRGRRSWSGRRADDVRVVAVSKTKPLALIDQLYAVGHRCFGDNYVQEIIEKAPMLXXLPEDIEWHFVGHLQSNKAKALLKYTFFFTNIHTTFAMHHTLLNCRAEVCKALEISESQCELSMGMSGDFEQAIEMGSTSVRIGTTIFGPRDYSKK
- the LOC121758218 gene encoding two-pore potassium channel 3-like, which translates into the protein MDDPFLSGRALPPPENNEICSSPPPITSSSIPLQTHDPESPQSWLIDPNYTPSTTNLHRSKTAPAMSTINEIHHCSHPKPPPQFATPSIIKQGVIFLIIYLSFGVVICALNMDSFTTHPVVDALYFCILTMCTIGYSDITPDSAVTKLFSFAFVLVGFGFINILLSGMVSYMLDKTIRSGGVHDPTSYIIDVRIQMKVALALGVVALCIGVGVVVMHFVERLDLLDSFYLSATTVGVGDEAFKSLPGRLFASVWLLVSTLAVARVFLYLTELRVERQHMRRMAQWVLRQDMTFAQFIDADIDNKGYVSKSKFVVYKLKEMGEV